One window of Rhizobium leguminosarum genomic DNA carries:
- a CDS encoding CvpA family protein, whose protein sequence is MPITIFDGIVIGVVLFSAVLAMVRGFSREILSIASWGGSAAAAYYLYPYLLPYAKKYTDDDRIAIVGSAAVVFLIALIVISFITMKIADFIIDSRVGALDRTLGFLFGAARGVLLLVVAVAFWNWLVDVDHRPAWVNEAKSKPFLDSMVVKLKSVLPEQFAQMIPASIRDKLQPPAPGAEGTNPPTGDQAPAEDAPTAPAQQPAN, encoded by the coding sequence ATGCCCATTACGATTTTCGACGGTATTGTCATCGGCGTCGTGCTCTTCTCCGCCGTGCTGGCGATGGTCCGCGGCTTTTCGCGCGAGATCCTCTCGATCGCGAGCTGGGGCGGGTCGGCGGCGGCTGCCTATTACCTCTATCCGTACCTGCTGCCCTACGCGAAGAAATACACCGATGACGACCGCATTGCGATCGTCGGTTCGGCAGCGGTCGTCTTCCTGATCGCGCTCATCGTCATCTCCTTCATCACGATGAAGATTGCCGATTTCATCATCGACAGCCGCGTCGGCGCGCTGGACCGCACGCTCGGCTTCCTGTTCGGGGCAGCGCGCGGCGTGCTGCTGCTGGTCGTCGCCGTCGCCTTCTGGAACTGGCTGGTCGATGTCGACCACCGCCCGGCCTGGGTCAACGAAGCGAAGTCGAAACCCTTCCTCGATTCGATGGTCGTGAAGCTGAAATCGGTTCTGCCGGAGCAATTTGCCCAGATGATACCGGCAAGCATCCGTGATAAGCTTCAGCCGCCGGCACCGGGCGCCGAAGGTACCAATCCGCCGACGGGCGACCAGGCGCCGGCAGAAGACGCACCGACCGCGCCTGCACAACAGCCAGCGAATTGA
- the purF gene encoding amidophosphoribosyltransferase — protein sequence MNQSHSFPTDDPLDGDTLHEECGVFGILGHPDAAALTALGLHALQHRGQEAAGIVSFDGKRFYQERHMGLVGDHYTNPMTLARLPGSISIGHTRYSTTGEVAMRNVQPLFAELEEGGIAIAHNGNFTNGLTLRRQIIATGAICQSTSDTEVVLHLIARSRHASTSDRFIDAIRQMEGGYSMLAMTRTKLIAARDPTGIRPLVMGELDGKPIFCSETCALDIIGAKFIRDVENGEVVICEIQPDGSISIDARKPGKPQPERLCLFEYVYFARPDSVVGGRNVYTTRKNMGMNLAKESPVEADVVVPVPDGGTPAALGFAQESGIPFEYGIIRNHYVGRTFIEPTQQIRAFGVKLKHSANRAMIEGKRVVLVDDSIVRGTTSLKIVQMIREAGAREVHLRVASPMIFFPDFYGIDTPDAEKLLANQYADVEAMAKYIGADSLAFLSINGLYRAVGGEDRNPARPQFTDHYFTGDYPTRLLDKNGESMGNKLSMLASNG from the coding sequence ATGAACCAGTCCCATTCCTTCCCGACCGACGATCCGCTCGACGGAGATACGCTGCATGAAGAATGCGGGGTTTTCGGAATTCTGGGACACCCCGATGCCGCAGCACTCACGGCTCTCGGCCTGCATGCGCTTCAGCATCGCGGACAGGAAGCGGCCGGCATCGTCTCCTTCGACGGCAAGCGCTTCTATCAGGAGCGCCATATGGGCCTCGTCGGCGACCACTATACCAATCCGATGACGCTCGCCCGCCTGCCCGGCAGCATTTCGATCGGCCATACGCGCTACTCGACGACAGGCGAAGTGGCGATGCGCAACGTGCAGCCGCTGTTTGCCGAACTTGAGGAGGGCGGCATCGCCATTGCCCATAACGGTAATTTCACCAACGGCCTGACCCTGCGCCGCCAGATCATCGCGACCGGCGCCATCTGTCAGTCGACGTCCGATACCGAAGTGGTGCTCCATCTCATCGCCCGCTCCCGCCACGCTTCCACATCCGACCGCTTCATCGACGCCATTCGCCAGATGGAAGGCGGCTATTCGATGCTCGCGATGACGCGCACCAAGCTGATTGCCGCGCGTGACCCGACCGGCATCCGCCCGCTTGTCATGGGCGAACTCGACGGCAAGCCGATCTTCTGCTCGGAAACCTGCGCGCTCGACATCATCGGCGCCAAATTCATCCGCGATGTGGAAAACGGCGAGGTCGTCATCTGCGAAATCCAGCCCGACGGCTCGATCAGCATCGATGCCCGCAAGCCCGGCAAGCCGCAGCCGGAACGGCTCTGCCTGTTCGAATATGTCTATTTCGCCCGGCCGGACTCGGTCGTCGGCGGCCGCAACGTCTATACGACGCGCAAAAATATGGGCATGAACCTCGCCAAGGAATCGCCCGTCGAGGCCGACGTTGTCGTGCCGGTGCCGGACGGCGGCACGCCGGCGGCTCTCGGCTTCGCACAGGAAAGCGGCATTCCCTTCGAATACGGCATCATCCGCAACCACTATGTCGGCCGTACCTTCATCGAGCCGACCCAGCAGATCCGCGCCTTCGGGGTGAAGCTGAAGCATTCGGCCAACCGGGCGATGATCGAAGGCAAGCGTGTGGTGCTGGTCGATGATTCCATCGTGCGCGGCACGACATCTCTCAAGATCGTGCAGATGATCCGTGAGGCCGGCGCGCGCGAAGTTCATCTGCGCGTCGCCAGCCCGATGATCTTCTTCCCCGACTTCTATGGCATCGACACGCCCGATGCCGAAAAGCTCTTGGCCAACCAGTATGCCGATGTCGAAGCCATGGCCAAATATATCGGCGCGGATTCGCTTGCCTTCCTGTCGATCAACGGGCTTTACCGTGCTGTCGGCGGCGAGGACCGCAATCCGGCCCGCCCGCAATTCACCGACCACTACTTCACCGGTGACTATCCGACACGCCTGCTCGACAAGAACGGCGAGTCGATGGGCAACAAGCTTTCGATGCTTGCCAGCAACGGCTGA
- a CDS encoding SDR family NAD(P)-dependent oxidoreductase, whose protein sequence is MNINLEGKIALVTGASRGIGYFTALELAKAGAHVIACARTVGGLEDLDDAIKAVGGTATLVPFDLADMNAIDALGGSIFERWGKLDILVANAGVLGVISPIGHIEAKVFEKVMTINVTATWRLIRSVDPLLARSEAGRAVILSSGAAHKCRPFWGAYSASKAAVEALARTWAGESQSTPLRITSVDPGATRTAMRAQAVPGEDPQTLPHPSEVAKAILPLTGPGVTETGKLFIVRENKLVDYRLPE, encoded by the coding sequence ATGAACATCAATCTTGAGGGCAAGATCGCGCTCGTTACCGGCGCGTCACGCGGCATCGGCTATTTCACGGCGCTGGAACTCGCCAAGGCCGGTGCCCATGTGATCGCCTGCGCCCGCACGGTCGGCGGGCTCGAGGATCTCGACGATGCGATCAAGGCGGTCGGCGGCACGGCGACGCTCGTGCCCTTCGACCTTGCCGACATGAATGCGATCGACGCGCTCGGCGGCTCGATCTTCGAGCGCTGGGGCAAACTCGACATTCTCGTCGCCAATGCCGGCGTGCTGGGCGTCATTTCGCCGATCGGCCATATCGAGGCGAAGGTGTTCGAAAAGGTGATGACCATCAACGTCACCGCCACATGGCGGCTGATCCGCTCGGTCGACCCGCTGCTCGCCCGCTCGGAGGCCGGCCGCGCCGTCATCCTGTCTTCGGGTGCCGCCCACAAGTGCCGGCCCTTCTGGGGCGCCTATTCCGCGTCCAAGGCCGCCGTCGAGGCGCTGGCCCGGACCTGGGCCGGCGAGAGCCAATCGACGCCGCTGCGCATCACCAGCGTCGATCCGGGCGCGACCCGCACGGCGATGCGCGCCCAGGCGGTGCCGGGCGAAGATCCGCAGACGCTGCCGCATCCCTCCGAGGTCGCCAAGGCCATCCTGCCATTGACGGGGCCTGGCGTGACCGAGACCGGCAAACTGTTCATCGTGCGGGAAAACAAGCTCGTCGACTACCGCCTGCCGGAATAG
- a CDS encoding glycoside hydrolase family 25 protein: MRSVVRWTIGAPAIVVVASAAYLAYDFGMLRFNNPSLSRYPIQGIDVSHHQGDIDWKMVAAQPNVRFAIIKATEGGDHKDSRFADNWRRAGDAGVVRGAYHFFTFCRPGKDQAQNALATVPKEPGTLPIAVDLEFVGNCNKIPTLDEMAAEVNAFFTELKGTFPEKPIFYVTQEFFDRYLKGNESRFPDHYLWLRSVFQEPAQEDCGGWSIWQFADNGTIDGIQGAVDLNALCPSETGFEHLFPAVAVN; this comes from the coding sequence GTGAGAAGCGTGGTTCGGTGGACAATCGGAGCGCCCGCAATTGTGGTGGTCGCATCCGCTGCATATCTGGCGTACGATTTCGGAATGCTTCGCTTCAACAATCCGTCCTTGAGCCGCTATCCGATCCAGGGCATCGATGTCAGCCATCACCAGGGTGACATTGATTGGAAGATGGTGGCCGCGCAGCCCAACGTCCGTTTCGCGATCATCAAGGCGACCGAAGGCGGAGATCACAAGGATTCCAGGTTCGCCGACAACTGGCGGCGCGCCGGCGATGCAGGAGTGGTCAGGGGCGCTTATCATTTCTTCACCTTCTGCCGCCCGGGCAAGGATCAGGCGCAGAACGCCCTGGCGACCGTGCCGAAGGAGCCGGGAACCCTGCCTATCGCCGTCGATCTGGAGTTTGTCGGCAATTGCAACAAGATCCCGACGCTCGATGAAATGGCTGCGGAAGTGAATGCGTTCTTCACCGAGCTGAAGGGCACCTTTCCGGAGAAGCCGATTTTTTACGTCACCCAGGAGTTCTTTGATCGCTATCTGAAAGGCAATGAATCCCGCTTCCCCGACCATTACCTGTGGCTGCGAAGCGTGTTCCAGGAACCCGCGCAGGAAGACTGCGGTGGTTGGTCGATCTGGCAATTTGCCGACAACGGCACAATCGACGGCATTCAGGGAGCGGTGGACCTCAACGCGCTATGCCCGTCCGAAACGGGCTTCGAACATCTGTTCCCAGCCGTTGCTGTGAACTGA
- the cysS gene encoding cysteine--tRNA ligase — protein MGGMPELKLYNTLTREESVLSPIDPNNVRMYVCGPTVYDFAHIGNARPVIVFDVLFRLLRHVYGEDHVTYARNITDVDDKINARALRDHPGLPLNEAIRAVTEKTETQIHADVAELGCLEPNFEPRATDNIVEMTEIIEKLIGNGHAYVAAGEVLFDTKSMADYGQLSKRPLDEQQAGARIAVDAHKKNPGDFVLWKLSSHNEPGWESPWGRGRPGWHIECSAMSKRYLGDVFDIHGGGLDLIFPHHENEIAQSRCAHGTEVMANIWMHNGFLQVEGRKMSKSEGNFVTIHDLLHTQIFGGRKWPGQVLRLAMLMTHYREPIDFSIKRLEEAERLLAKWPATEAGDAAPDETVLNALADDLNTVAAVQALHALAQAAHTDVAAGATFAATAALLGLLPKKAEIDEAVAAAVDALVAMRLEMLKAKNFAEADKVRDELTAKGIQLKDGKDAATGERVTTWEVKR, from the coding sequence ATGGGCGGCATGCCGGAACTGAAGCTGTACAACACGCTCACACGGGAAGAATCGGTTCTTTCGCCGATCGATCCCAACAATGTCCGCATGTATGTCTGCGGCCCGACCGTCTATGATTTCGCTCATATCGGCAATGCCCGGCCGGTCATCGTCTTCGACGTGCTGTTCCGGCTGCTGCGCCATGTCTATGGCGAAGACCACGTCACCTATGCCCGCAACATCACCGACGTCGACGACAAGATCAATGCGCGGGCGCTGAGAGATCATCCCGGCCTGCCGCTCAACGAAGCGATCCGGGCGGTCACCGAAAAGACCGAGACGCAAATTCACGCCGATGTCGCCGAACTCGGCTGCCTGGAGCCGAACTTCGAGCCGCGGGCGACCGACAATATCGTGGAGATGACCGAGATCATCGAGAAGCTGATCGGCAACGGCCATGCCTATGTCGCAGCAGGCGAAGTCCTGTTCGACACCAAGTCCATGGCGGATTACGGCCAGCTTTCGAAGCGCCCGCTCGACGAGCAGCAGGCCGGCGCCCGCATCGCCGTCGACGCGCACAAGAAGAACCCGGGCGATTTCGTGCTCTGGAAGCTGTCGAGCCACAACGAGCCCGGCTGGGAGAGCCCGTGGGGCCGCGGCCGGCCTGGCTGGCATATCGAGTGCTCGGCGATGAGCAAGCGCTATCTCGGCGATGTGTTCGACATTCATGGCGGCGGGCTGGACCTGATCTTCCCGCATCATGAAAACGAGATCGCCCAGTCGCGCTGCGCCCACGGCACCGAGGTGATGGCGAATATCTGGATGCATAACGGCTTCCTGCAGGTCGAAGGCCGCAAGATGTCGAAATCCGAAGGCAATTTCGTCACCATCCACGATCTGCTGCACACGCAGATTTTCGGCGGCCGCAAATGGCCGGGCCAGGTGCTGCGCCTTGCCATGCTGATGACGCATTACCGCGAGCCGATCGACTTTTCGATCAAGCGACTGGAAGAGGCCGAACGTCTGCTCGCCAAATGGCCGGCGACGGAAGCCGGCGATGCCGCACCCGACGAAACCGTGCTCAACGCGCTCGCCGACGACCTCAACACGGTGGCGGCGGTGCAGGCATTGCATGCCCTGGCGCAAGCTGCCCACACCGATGTCGCCGCCGGCGCCACTTTCGCCGCAACGGCTGCCCTCCTCGGCCTGCTGCCGAAGAAAGCTGAAATCGACGAGGCCGTCGCAGCGGCAGTCGATGCGCTGGTCGCCATGCGTCTGGAGATGCTGAAGGCGAAGAACTTCGCTGAGGCCGACAAGGTCCGCGACGAACTGACCGCGAAAGGCATCCAGCTGAAGGACGGCAAGGATGCTGCCACCGGCGAGCGGGTGACGACATGGGAGGTCAAGCGGTGA
- a CDS encoding GFA family protein — MSTYTGGCQCGAVRFRVSGELKDSSICHCRMCQKAFGAYYAPLVSVRGADFEWTRGVRKKFRSSSFVERGFCGDCGTPLSYEAPDGIAIAAGAFDDPSALPPVVQFGIEGKIGFVDHLHELPGHRTEEDAQAAPFVLELVSYQHPDFDTQAWPPKEPR; from the coding sequence ATGAGCACCTATACCGGCGGCTGCCAGTGCGGTGCGGTGCGCTTTCGCGTCAGCGGCGAACTCAAGGATTCGTCGATCTGTCATTGCCGCATGTGCCAGAAGGCGTTCGGGGCCTATTATGCGCCGCTGGTCTCGGTGCGCGGCGCCGATTTCGAATGGACGCGAGGAGTGCGCAAGAAATTCCGCTCCTCCAGTTTCGTCGAGCGCGGCTTCTGCGGCGATTGCGGCACGCCGCTCTCCTACGAGGCGCCTGACGGGATTGCGATTGCCGCAGGCGCCTTCGACGATCCTTCGGCGCTTCCGCCGGTGGTGCAATTCGGCATCGAGGGCAAGATCGGCTTCGTCGATCATCTGCACGAATTGCCGGGGCACCGGACGGAGGAGGATGCGCAAGCCGCCCCCTTCGTGCTCGAACTTGTCTCCTACCAGCATCCCGATTTTGACACTCAGGCATGGCCGCCCAAGGAGCCCAGATGA
- a CDS encoding GFA family protein, with protein sequence MTVDADRSGGCQCGAVRYRAEGELGYPHLCHCRMCQKAAGNYFMPLAAAKRQDFELTRGALKWFQSSDLVRRGFCGDCGTPLFYDIPGTDFINIMLGSLDDPEAVKPVMQSNTGRKMSWFHALPGLPLEPEAETPDREDAIAASNHQHPDHDTKSWTLGETS encoded by the coding sequence ATGACCGTGGACGCAGACAGAAGCGGCGGGTGCCAATGCGGGGCGGTGCGTTACCGCGCTGAAGGCGAACTCGGTTATCCCCATCTTTGCCATTGCCGCATGTGCCAGAAGGCGGCCGGCAATTATTTCATGCCGCTTGCAGCGGCGAAGCGTCAAGATTTCGAGCTGACGCGCGGCGCGCTGAAATGGTTTCAATCCTCAGATCTGGTGCGGCGCGGCTTCTGCGGCGATTGCGGCACGCCGCTGTTCTACGATATTCCGGGGACGGATTTCATCAACATCATGCTCGGCTCGCTTGACGATCCCGAGGCGGTCAAGCCCGTGATGCAATCGAACACCGGCCGCAAGATGTCCTGGTTTCACGCGCTCCCCGGCCTGCCGCTGGAACCAGAGGCTGAAACGCCCGACCGCGAGGACGCGATTGCGGCAAGCAACCATCAGCACCCCGACCACGACACGAAAAGCTGGACCCTCGGAGAAACCTCATGA
- a CDS encoding GFA family protein: MTDTIKTGGCQCGAVRFRISGRLGRPSICHCRMCQKQFGGFFSALVTAPEEGMEWTRGEPSYFQSSVNIDRGFCSNCGTPMTYRHPGGLELAIGTFDDRSDLAPLIQVNYEARLPWVEEIFEAPVLKDQDFYARQEAIISFQHPDHDTQVWPAKGVKI; the protein is encoded by the coding sequence ATGACGGACACGATAAAAACAGGCGGATGCCAATGCGGCGCCGTGCGCTTCCGCATTTCAGGCAGACTGGGGCGACCCTCGATCTGCCATTGCCGCATGTGCCAGAAGCAGTTCGGCGGTTTCTTCTCCGCGCTCGTCACTGCGCCTGAGGAGGGGATGGAATGGACGCGCGGCGAGCCGAGCTACTTCCAGTCCTCGGTTAATATCGACCGCGGCTTCTGCAGCAATTGCGGCACGCCGATGACCTATCGTCATCCGGGCGGGCTGGAGCTGGCGATCGGCACTTTCGACGACCGCAGCGATCTCGCACCGCTGATTCAGGTGAACTACGAGGCGCGCCTGCCCTGGGTCGAGGAGATCTTCGAGGCGCCGGTGCTGAAGGATCAGGATTTCTACGCGCGGCAGGAGGCGATCATCTCCTTCCAGCATCCCGATCACGACACCCAGGTCTGGCCCGCGAAAGGCGTGAAGATATGA
- the pip gene encoding prolyl aminopeptidase, translating into MTEILRTLYPEIEPYASGHLDVGDGHVIYWERSGTPGAKPAVFLHGGPGGGFSPAHRRLFDPALYDVMLFDQRGCGRSTPHAELNANTTWHLVADIERLREMAGVDSWQVFGGSWGSTLALAYAETHPERVSELILRGIYTLTKAELDWYYQFGVSEMFPDKWERFIAPIPPEERHEMMHAYHRRLTHEDKDTRLAAAQAWSIWEGETITLLPEPSTSGKFEEAEFAYAFARIENHFFVNAGWMDEGQLIRDAGKLKDIPGVIVHGRYDMPCPAKYAWLLHKAWPKAEFHLIEGAGHAYSEPGILDQLIRATDRFAGKAD; encoded by the coding sequence ATGACCGAGATCCTGCGCACGCTCTATCCCGAAATCGAACCCTATGCCTCCGGCCATCTCGATGTCGGCGACGGCCATGTGATCTATTGGGAGCGTTCGGGAACGCCGGGCGCCAAGCCCGCCGTCTTCCTGCATGGCGGCCCGGGCGGCGGCTTCTCGCCCGCCCATCGCCGGCTTTTCGATCCTGCCCTCTACGACGTCATGCTGTTCGATCAGCGCGGCTGCGGCAGGTCGACGCCGCATGCCGAACTCAACGCCAACACCACCTGGCATCTCGTCGCCGATATCGAGCGTCTGCGCGAGATGGCCGGCGTCGACAGCTGGCAGGTGTTCGGCGGCTCCTGGGGTTCGACGCTAGCGCTCGCCTATGCCGAGACGCATCCGGAGCGCGTCTCCGAGCTCATCCTGCGCGGGATCTATACGCTGACCAAGGCCGAGCTCGACTGGTACTATCAGTTCGGCGTCTCGGAAATGTTCCCGGACAAGTGGGAGCGCTTCATCGCTCCCATTCCGCCGGAAGAGCGGCATGAGATGATGCATGCCTATCATCGCCGACTAACACATGAGGACAAGGATACGCGCCTTGCAGCCGCGCAGGCCTGGAGCATCTGGGAAGGCGAAACGATCACGCTGCTGCCGGAACCTTCTACGAGCGGCAAGTTCGAGGAAGCGGAATTCGCCTATGCCTTCGCCCGCATCGAGAACCATTTCTTCGTCAATGCCGGCTGGATGGACGAGGGACAGCTGATCCGCGATGCCGGCAAGCTCAAGGATATTCCCGGCGTCATCGTGCATGGTCGCTACGACATGCCCTGCCCGGCCAAATATGCCTGGCTCTTGCACAAGGCCTGGCCGAAGGCGGAATTCCACCTGATCGAGGGTGCGGGCCATGCCTACTCGGAGCCAGGGATTCTCGACCAGCTGATCCGGGCGACGGATAGGTTTGCCGGGAAAGCGGATTGA
- the cimA gene encoding citramalate synthase, which translates to MKERIHLFDTTLRDGQQTPGIDFSVEDKIAIAAMLDEFGIDYVEGGYPGANPTDTAFFSEKRTSQARFVAFGMTKRAGVSVSNDPGIAGLLQAKSDAVCFVAKSWDYHVAVALGCTNEENLESIAESVKAAVGAGKEAIVDCEHFFDGFKANPAYALACAKAAYESGARWVVLCDTNGGTQPPEVRAIVEAVIASGVPGRCLGIHAHNDTGQAVANSLAAVEAGVRQIQGTLNGIGERCGNANLVTLIPTLALKSAYTSRFETAIDEERLLNLTRLSHAFDELLNRSPDHQMPYVGASAFATKAGIHASALLKDPRTYEHVPPESVGNFRKVMVSDQGGKANFINALKRRGITVAKDDPKLDLLISIVKERESIGYAYEGADASFELLAHRTLGTIPEFFTIEGFRVMIERRFDSLGRVKIVSEAVVKITIDGQTLMSVADAEGPVNALDLALRKDFGKYQHEIDDLVLADFKVRILNGGTEAITRVLIESTDSDGVRWWTVGVSENIIDASFQALMDSVIYKLMKNRQLAGKIAAE; encoded by the coding sequence ATGAAAGAACGCATCCACCTCTTCGACACGACGCTCCGGGACGGGCAGCAGACGCCCGGCATCGATTTCTCGGTCGAGGACAAGATTGCGATCGCGGCGATGCTGGACGAATTCGGCATCGATTACGTCGAGGGCGGATATCCCGGCGCCAATCCGACGGACACGGCCTTTTTCAGCGAGAAGCGCACCAGCCAGGCCCGCTTCGTCGCGTTCGGCATGACGAAGCGGGCGGGCGTTTCGGTTTCCAACGATCCCGGCATTGCCGGGCTGCTGCAGGCGAAATCCGACGCCGTCTGTTTCGTCGCCAAGAGCTGGGACTATCACGTCGCGGTAGCGCTCGGCTGCACCAACGAAGAAAACCTCGAAAGCATCGCCGAAAGCGTCAAGGCGGCGGTCGGCGCTGGCAAGGAGGCGATCGTCGACTGCGAGCATTTCTTCGACGGCTTCAAGGCCAATCCGGCCTATGCGCTGGCCTGCGCCAAGGCGGCTTATGAGAGCGGCGCCCGCTGGGTCGTGCTCTGCGACACCAATGGCGGCACGCAGCCGCCCGAGGTGCGCGCCATCGTCGAGGCGGTGATCGCTTCAGGCGTTCCCGGCCGCTGTCTTGGTATCCACGCCCATAACGACACCGGCCAGGCGGTCGCCAATTCCCTGGCTGCGGTTGAAGCCGGCGTCCGGCAGATCCAGGGCACGCTGAACGGCATCGGCGAGCGCTGCGGCAATGCCAATCTGGTGACGCTGATTCCGACGCTGGCGCTGAAGAGCGCCTATACCTCACGCTTCGAAACGGCAATCGACGAGGAGCGGCTGCTCAATCTCACCCGCCTTTCGCATGCCTTCGACGAGCTGCTCAACCGCTCGCCTGATCATCAGATGCCCTATGTCGGCGCTTCCGCCTTCGCCACCAAGGCCGGCATCCATGCATCGGCGCTGCTCAAGGACCCGCGGACCTATGAACACGTGCCGCCGGAAAGCGTCGGCAATTTCCGCAAGGTCATGGTGTCAGACCAGGGCGGCAAGGCGAATTTCATCAATGCGCTGAAGCGGCGCGGCATTACCGTCGCCAAGGACGATCCAAAGCTCGACTTGCTGATCTCGATCGTCAAGGAACGTGAATCCATCGGCTATGCCTATGAGGGCGCAGATGCGAGCTTCGAATTGCTGGCGCACCGCACGCTCGGCACGATCCCGGAATTCTTCACCATCGAAGGCTTCCGGGTGATGATCGAGCGCCGCTTCGACAGTCTTGGCCGCGTGAAGATCGTCTCGGAGGCGGTGGTGAAGATCACCATCGACGGCCAGACGCTGATGTCGGTTGCCGATGCCGAAGGCCCGGTGAACGCGCTCGACCTCGCGCTGCGCAAGGATTTCGGCAAATACCAGCACGAGATCGACGATCTGGTGCTCGCCGATTTCAAGGTGCGTATCCTCAATGGCGGCACGGAGGCGATCACCCGGGTGCTGATCGAGTCCACCGACAGCGACGGCGTACGCTGGTGGACGGTCGGCGTCTCGGAGAATATCATCGACGCCTCGTTCCAGGCGCTGATGGACTCCGTCATCTACAAGCTGATGAAGAACCGGCAGCTGGCAGGCAAGATCGCGGCGGAATAA